The following are encoded in a window of Dysidea avara chromosome 4, odDysAvar1.4, whole genome shotgun sequence genomic DNA:
- the LOC136254116 gene encoding probable 4-coumarate--CoA ligase 1, whose amino-acid sequence MNQFWITSYRAVATFQTTGNSFLPRWCSNTVDNNYVVKSPFSPVPIPETGLYSYVFQHFPKYGKKTALIDGVTGREYSYNEVQESVVNIASGLARSGMQKGDVLALVSPNSVEFCTTFFSTLAMEGIVSTCNPNYTSEELAYQFKNSNSKYVATIPSLLPTIQEAASKAGCVEKMIVLGDDGGVGEGKNMISYQNLVNDSGSRFPNDIKLDPKKDTAIIPYSSGTTGYPKGVVMSHYNMLSCVVQLENGGLHSEYYLSGKILSVLPLFHMAGILVNMICGLHIGSKSVILPKFEPELFLRTISQYKATYASLVPPLVLFLASQPMVDKYDLSSLRHVLYSAAPTGSELATAVKKRLNLEYLQQGYGMTEMGYSHFTPQEVFKPESVGVPFVHNLCKIVDVETGNALGLNSPGELVVQGPQVMRGYLNNSKATKATIKDGWLHTGDFGYYDENGYFYITDRLKELIKVKGFQVAPAELEAILLQHPSISDVAVLGVDDERSGELPQAFVVRNSDELSEQEVEDFVKGQVAEHKQLKGGVNFIKEIPKSPSGKILRRLLKQ is encoded by the exons ATGAATCAATTTTGGATCACTAGCTACAGAGCTGTAGCTACTTTTCAAACAACAGGAAATTCCTTCCTACCCAGATGGTGCTCTAATACTGTCGACAATAATTATGTAGTGAAGTCACCATTTAGCCCAGTTCCTATTCCTGAGACTGGCCTCTACAGTTACGTATTCCAGCACTTTCCCAAGTATGGCAAGAAGACTGCTCTAATAGATGGTGTTACAGGAAGGGAGTACTCATACAATGAAGTACAGGAGTCAGTGGTTAATATAGCATCCGGTCTAGCGAGGAGTGGTATGCAGAAGGGAGATGTGTTAGCACTGGTTTCCCCCAACagtgtggaattctgtacaacATTCTTCTCTACACTTGCCATGGAAGGGATTGTGAGTACTTGTAATCCAAACTACACCTCAGAAGAGTTAGCCTACCAGTTTAAGAACTCAAACTCAAAGTACGTAGCCACCATACCATCCTTGTTACCAACAATACAAGAAGCAGCCAGTAAGGCAGGTTGTGTAGAGAAGATGATAGTACTGGGTGATGATGGAGGTGTGGGAGAAGGGAAGAATATGATCTCCTACCAGAATTTAGTGAATGACAGTGGATCAAGATTTCCAAATGACATAAAACTGGACCCAAAGAAAGACACTGCAATAATCCCATACTCCAGTGGAACTACTGGATATCCTAAAGGAGTAGTGATGAGTCATTACAACATGTTGTCTTGTGTTGTTCAATTAGAGAATGGAGGCCTCCACAGTGAATATTATCTGTCAGGGAAGATTCTGTCTGTTCTTCCACTCTTCCATATGGCAGGAATATTGGTAAACATGATATGTGGCCTTCATATTGGATCAAAATCAGTCATCCTGCCAAAATTTGAGCCAGAGCTGTTTCTACGCACAATATCACAATATAAAGCCACATATGCAAGTTTAGTTCCTCCACTGGTTTTGTTTTTAGCTAGCCAGCCAATGGTTGATAAATATGATTTGTCCAGTTTAAGGCACGTTTTGTATAGTGCAGCTCCAACTGGGTCTGAACTAGCCACAGCAGTTAAGAAACGATTAAATTTGGAATACCTGCAGCAAGGCTATGGGATGACTGAAATGGGATACTCACACTTTACTCCACAAGAAGTGTTTAAACCAGAATCAGTTGGGGTGCCCTTTGTGCACAATTTGTGCAAGATAGTGGATGTTGAAACAGGCAATGCTCTTGGTCTTAACAGCCCTGGAGAACTTGTCGTACAAGGTCCTCAG GTAATGAGGGGATATCTTAACAATTCTAAAGCAACAAAAGCCACTATTAAAGATGGATGGCTCCACACTGGTGACTTCG GTTACTATGATGAGAATGGTTACTTCTACATAACTGACAGACTGAAGGAGTTGATCAAAGTGAAAGGTTTCCAAGTAGCTCCAGCAGAACTGGAGGCTATTCTCCTCCAACATCCAAGTATCTCTGATGTGGCAGTTTTAG GTGTTGATGATGAGAGATCTGGTGAGCTTCCCCAAGCATTTGTGGTGAGGAACAGTGATGAGCTGAGTGAACAAGAAGTGGAGGATTTTGTGAAGGGACAAGTAGCAGAACACAAACAGTTAAAAGGAGGAGTAAATTTTATCAAAGAAATACCAAAATCACCAAGTGGGAAGATATTGCGAAGGCTACTAAAGCAATGA
- the LOC136254115 gene encoding probable 4-coumarate--CoA ligase 3 isoform X1 encodes MMVACGLSQVIADLVMIRSWITCYSALATFRTSGTSFLPRWHSTNIIDSTYVVRSPFKPVPIPEINLYSHVFQYFPKYGKKTALIDGVTGREYSYNEVQESVVNMASGLVRSGMQKGDVLALVSPNSVEFCTTFFSTLAMGGIMSTCNPNYTSEELAYQFKNSNSKYVATIPSLLPTIQEAASKAGCVEKMIVLGDDGGVGEGKNMISYQSLVNDSGSRFPIDIKLDPKKDTAIIPYSSGTTGKPKGVVMNHYNMSSCLVQLENGNFLSDYYLTGRILSVIPFFHTAGMLVNMMVGLHTGSVSVTVPKFEPEHFLHTISQYKTTYTNLVPPLILFLANHPMVDKYDLSSLKHISYGAAPTGFKLAVAVKERLNLEYLQHGYGMTEMGVTHLTPQEVFKPESVGVSFVHNLCKIVDVETGTALGPNTPGELVVQGPQVMRGYLNNPEATKATIKDGWLHTGDFGYYDENGHFYITDRLKELIKVKGLQVAPAELEALLLQHPHISDVAVIGVDDERSGELPRAFVVRSSDELSEQEVEDFVKGQVAEHKQLKGGVKFIKEIPKSPSGKILRRLLKQ; translated from the exons atgaTGGTAGCATGCGGACTTTCCCAG GTAATTGCAGATCTTGTCATGATTCGATCTTGGATCACTTGCTACAGTGCTTTAGCTACTTTCCGAACTTCAGGGACATCTTTCCTACCAAGATGGCATTCTACTAATATTATCGACAGTACTTATGTTGTAAGGTCACCATTTAAGCCAGTTCCAATTCCTGAGATAAACCTCTACAGTCATGTATTCCAGTACTTTCCCAAGTATGGCAAGAAGACTGCTCTAATAGATGGTGTTACAGGAAGGGAGTACTCATACAATGAAGTACAAGAGTCAGTGGTTAATATGGCATCTGGTCTAGTGAGGAGTGGTATGCAGAAGGGAGATGTGTTAGCACTAGTTTCCCCCAACagtgtggaattctgtacaacATTCTTCTCTACACTTGCCATGGGAGGGATCATGAGTACTTGTAATCCAAACTACACCTCAGAAGAGTTAGCCTACCAGTTTAAGAACTCAAACTCAAAGTACGTAGCCACCATACCATCCTTGTTACCAACAATACAAGAAGCAGCCAGTAAGGCAGGTTGTGTAGAGAAGATGATAGTACTGGGTGATGATGGAGGTGTGGGAGAAGGGAAGAATATGATATCCTACCAGAGTTTAGTGAATGACAGTGGATCAAGATTTCCAATTGACATAAAACTGGACCCAAAGAAAGATACTGCAATAATCCCATACTCCAGTGGTACTACTGGAAAGCCGAAAGGAGTAGTGATGAATCATTACAACATGTCATCTTGTCTTGTTCAACTGGAGAATGGGAATTTCCTTAGTGATTATTACCTCACAGGACGAATTCTGTCTGTTATTCCATTCTTTCACACAGCTGGAATGTTGGTAAACATGATGGTTGGGTTACATACTGGATCTGTATCTGTCACAGTGCCAAAATTTGAGCCAGAGCATTTTCTACACACGATATCACAATATAAAACCACATACACAAATTTGGTTCCTCCGCTGATTCTATTTTTAGCCAATCACCCTATGGTTGACAAGTATGACTTGTCCAGTTTAAAGCACATTTCATATGGTGCAGCTCCTACCGGTTTCAAACTAGCTGTGGCAGTCAAGGAGAGACTAAACTTGGAGTACCTACAACATGGTTATGGGATGACTGAAATGGGTGTAACACATTTAACTCCACAAGAAGTATTCAAGCCAGAATCAGTTGGGGTGTCTTTTGTTCACAACTTGTGCAAGATAGTGGATGTTGAAACAGGGACTGCTCTTGGTCCCAACACCCCTGGAGAACTTGTCGTACAAGGTCCTCAG GTAATGAGGGGATATCTCAACAATCCTGAAGCAACAAAAGCCACTATTAAAGATGGATGGCTCCACACTGGTGACTTTG GTTACTATGATGAGAATGGCCACTTCTACATAACTGACAGACTGAAGGAGTTGATCAAAGTGAAAGGTCTTCAAGTAGCTCCAGCAGAACTGGAGGCTCTTCTCCTTCAACATCCACACATCTCTGATGTGGCAGTTATAG GTGTTGATGATGAGAGATCTGGTGAACTTCCCCGAGCATTTGTGGTGAGGAGTAGTGATGAGCTGAGTGAACAAGAAGTGGAGGATTTTGTGAAGGGACAAGTAGCAGAACACAAACAATTAAAAGGAGGTGTAAAGTTTATCAAAGAAATACCAAAATCACCAAGTGGGAAAATATTGCGTAGGCTACTAAAGCAATGA
- the LOC136254115 gene encoding probable 4-coumarate--CoA ligase 3 isoform X2, protein MIRSWITCYSALATFRTSGTSFLPRWHSTNIIDSTYVVRSPFKPVPIPEINLYSHVFQYFPKYGKKTALIDGVTGREYSYNEVQESVVNMASGLVRSGMQKGDVLALVSPNSVEFCTTFFSTLAMGGIMSTCNPNYTSEELAYQFKNSNSKYVATIPSLLPTIQEAASKAGCVEKMIVLGDDGGVGEGKNMISYQSLVNDSGSRFPIDIKLDPKKDTAIIPYSSGTTGKPKGVVMNHYNMSSCLVQLENGNFLSDYYLTGRILSVIPFFHTAGMLVNMMVGLHTGSVSVTVPKFEPEHFLHTISQYKTTYTNLVPPLILFLANHPMVDKYDLSSLKHISYGAAPTGFKLAVAVKERLNLEYLQHGYGMTEMGVTHLTPQEVFKPESVGVSFVHNLCKIVDVETGTALGPNTPGELVVQGPQVMRGYLNNPEATKATIKDGWLHTGDFGYYDENGHFYITDRLKELIKVKGLQVAPAELEALLLQHPHISDVAVIGVDDERSGELPRAFVVRSSDELSEQEVEDFVKGQVAEHKQLKGGVKFIKEIPKSPSGKILRRLLKQ, encoded by the exons ATGATTCGATCTTGGATCACTTGCTACAGTGCTTTAGCTACTTTCCGAACTTCAGGGACATCTTTCCTACCAAGATGGCATTCTACTAATATTATCGACAGTACTTATGTTGTAAGGTCACCATTTAAGCCAGTTCCAATTCCTGAGATAAACCTCTACAGTCATGTATTCCAGTACTTTCCCAAGTATGGCAAGAAGACTGCTCTAATAGATGGTGTTACAGGAAGGGAGTACTCATACAATGAAGTACAAGAGTCAGTGGTTAATATGGCATCTGGTCTAGTGAGGAGTGGTATGCAGAAGGGAGATGTGTTAGCACTAGTTTCCCCCAACagtgtggaattctgtacaacATTCTTCTCTACACTTGCCATGGGAGGGATCATGAGTACTTGTAATCCAAACTACACCTCAGAAGAGTTAGCCTACCAGTTTAAGAACTCAAACTCAAAGTACGTAGCCACCATACCATCCTTGTTACCAACAATACAAGAAGCAGCCAGTAAGGCAGGTTGTGTAGAGAAGATGATAGTACTGGGTGATGATGGAGGTGTGGGAGAAGGGAAGAATATGATATCCTACCAGAGTTTAGTGAATGACAGTGGATCAAGATTTCCAATTGACATAAAACTGGACCCAAAGAAAGATACTGCAATAATCCCATACTCCAGTGGTACTACTGGAAAGCCGAAAGGAGTAGTGATGAATCATTACAACATGTCATCTTGTCTTGTTCAACTGGAGAATGGGAATTTCCTTAGTGATTATTACCTCACAGGACGAATTCTGTCTGTTATTCCATTCTTTCACACAGCTGGAATGTTGGTAAACATGATGGTTGGGTTACATACTGGATCTGTATCTGTCACAGTGCCAAAATTTGAGCCAGAGCATTTTCTACACACGATATCACAATATAAAACCACATACACAAATTTGGTTCCTCCGCTGATTCTATTTTTAGCCAATCACCCTATGGTTGACAAGTATGACTTGTCCAGTTTAAAGCACATTTCATATGGTGCAGCTCCTACCGGTTTCAAACTAGCTGTGGCAGTCAAGGAGAGACTAAACTTGGAGTACCTACAACATGGTTATGGGATGACTGAAATGGGTGTAACACATTTAACTCCACAAGAAGTATTCAAGCCAGAATCAGTTGGGGTGTCTTTTGTTCACAACTTGTGCAAGATAGTGGATGTTGAAACAGGGACTGCTCTTGGTCCCAACACCCCTGGAGAACTTGTCGTACAAGGTCCTCAG GTAATGAGGGGATATCTCAACAATCCTGAAGCAACAAAAGCCACTATTAAAGATGGATGGCTCCACACTGGTGACTTTG GTTACTATGATGAGAATGGCCACTTCTACATAACTGACAGACTGAAGGAGTTGATCAAAGTGAAAGGTCTTCAAGTAGCTCCAGCAGAACTGGAGGCTCTTCTCCTTCAACATCCACACATCTCTGATGTGGCAGTTATAG GTGTTGATGATGAGAGATCTGGTGAACTTCCCCGAGCATTTGTGGTGAGGAGTAGTGATGAGCTGAGTGAACAAGAAGTGGAGGATTTTGTGAAGGGACAAGTAGCAGAACACAAACAATTAAAAGGAGGTGTAAAGTTTATCAAAGAAATACCAAAATCACCAAGTGGGAAAATATTGCGTAGGCTACTAAAGCAATGA
- the LOC136254115 gene encoding probable 4-coumarate--CoA ligase 3 isoform X3 has protein sequence MMVACGLSQVIADLVMIRSWITCYSALATFRTSGTSFLPRWHSTNIIDSTYVVRSPFKPVPIPEINLYSHVFQYFPKYGKKTALIDGVTGREYSYNEVQESVVNMASGLVRSGMQKGDVLALVSPNSVEFCTTFFSTLAMGGIMSTCNPNYTSEELAYQFKNSNSKYVATIPSLLPTIQEAASKAGCVEKMIVLGDDGGVGEGKNMISYQSLVNDSGSRFPIDIKLDPKKDTAIIPYSSGTTGKPKGVVMNHYNMSSCLVQLENGNFLSDYYLTGRILSVIPFFHTAGMLVNMMVGLHTGSVSVTVPKFEPEHFLHTISQYKTTYTNLVPPLILFLANHPMVDKYDLSSLKHISYGAAPTGFKLAVAVKERLNLEYLQHGYGMTEMGVTHLTPQEVFKPESVGVSFVHNLCKIVDVETGTALGPNTPGELVVQGPQVMRGYLNNPEATKATIKDGWLHTGDFGHRLL, from the exons atgaTGGTAGCATGCGGACTTTCCCAG GTAATTGCAGATCTTGTCATGATTCGATCTTGGATCACTTGCTACAGTGCTTTAGCTACTTTCCGAACTTCAGGGACATCTTTCCTACCAAGATGGCATTCTACTAATATTATCGACAGTACTTATGTTGTAAGGTCACCATTTAAGCCAGTTCCAATTCCTGAGATAAACCTCTACAGTCATGTATTCCAGTACTTTCCCAAGTATGGCAAGAAGACTGCTCTAATAGATGGTGTTACAGGAAGGGAGTACTCATACAATGAAGTACAAGAGTCAGTGGTTAATATGGCATCTGGTCTAGTGAGGAGTGGTATGCAGAAGGGAGATGTGTTAGCACTAGTTTCCCCCAACagtgtggaattctgtacaacATTCTTCTCTACACTTGCCATGGGAGGGATCATGAGTACTTGTAATCCAAACTACACCTCAGAAGAGTTAGCCTACCAGTTTAAGAACTCAAACTCAAAGTACGTAGCCACCATACCATCCTTGTTACCAACAATACAAGAAGCAGCCAGTAAGGCAGGTTGTGTAGAGAAGATGATAGTACTGGGTGATGATGGAGGTGTGGGAGAAGGGAAGAATATGATATCCTACCAGAGTTTAGTGAATGACAGTGGATCAAGATTTCCAATTGACATAAAACTGGACCCAAAGAAAGATACTGCAATAATCCCATACTCCAGTGGTACTACTGGAAAGCCGAAAGGAGTAGTGATGAATCATTACAACATGTCATCTTGTCTTGTTCAACTGGAGAATGGGAATTTCCTTAGTGATTATTACCTCACAGGACGAATTCTGTCTGTTATTCCATTCTTTCACACAGCTGGAATGTTGGTAAACATGATGGTTGGGTTACATACTGGATCTGTATCTGTCACAGTGCCAAAATTTGAGCCAGAGCATTTTCTACACACGATATCACAATATAAAACCACATACACAAATTTGGTTCCTCCGCTGATTCTATTTTTAGCCAATCACCCTATGGTTGACAAGTATGACTTGTCCAGTTTAAAGCACATTTCATATGGTGCAGCTCCTACCGGTTTCAAACTAGCTGTGGCAGTCAAGGAGAGACTAAACTTGGAGTACCTACAACATGGTTATGGGATGACTGAAATGGGTGTAACACATTTAACTCCACAAGAAGTATTCAAGCCAGAATCAGTTGGGGTGTCTTTTGTTCACAACTTGTGCAAGATAGTGGATGTTGAAACAGGGACTGCTCTTGGTCCCAACACCCCTGGAGAACTTGTCGTACAAGGTCCTCAG GTAATGAGGGGATATCTCAACAATCCTGAAGCAACAAAAGCCACTATTAAAGATGGATGGCTCCACACTGGTGACTTTG GACACAGGTTACTATGA
- the LOC136254119 gene encoding probable 4-coumarate--CoA ligase 1, which produces MQQEVTRLFASLCHHAWRNTGRRFFPTIFSHQPSCAYMYNTSTISKDFIVKCPYEDDISIPEINLYSYVFQHFPKYGKKTALIDGVTGREYSYNEVQESVVNMASGLVRSGMQKGDVLALVSLNSVEFCTTFFSTLAVGGIVSTCNPSYTSEELAYQFKNSNSKYVATIPSLLPTIQEAASKAGCVEKMIVLGDDGGVGEEKNMISYQSLVNDSGSRFPSDIKLDYKNDIAVLPYSSGTTGLPKGVMLTHYNVMANLNQFSHPQFIDLSDPDCRFLGIVPFFHIYGISVLLASGLCQGSTNVILPKFEPQSFLEALQSYKINETFLVPPLVVFLAKHPMVDDYDVSSVQSIFSGAAPLRCETATAVKQRLGIKVVRQGYGMTELSPIVLCCPHDVNNPSSSGVPVLNTFVKVINPETGESLGPNCDGEVMFKGPQVMKGYLNNDKATADTITADGWLRSGDIGYYNEDGFFYVTDRLKELIKVKGFQVAPAELEALLLQHPHISDVAVIGVDDERSGELPRAFVVRSSNELSEQEVEDFVKGKVAEHKQLKGGVNFIKEIPKSLSGKILRRLLK; this is translated from the exons ATGCAGCAAGAGGTGACTAGACTTTTTGCATCACTATGTCATCATGCTTGGCGAAATACTGGTAGACGTTTCTTCCCTACAATTTTCAGTCATCAGCCATCATGTGCTTATATGTATAACACATCAACCATCAGTAAAGATTTCATTGTGAAGTGTCCGTATGAAGACGACATTTCGATTCCTGAGATCAACCTCTACAGTTATGTATTCCAGCACTTTCCCAAGTATGGCAAGAAGACTGCTCTAATAGATGGTGTTACAGGAAGGGAGTACTCTTACAATGAAGTACAGGAGTCAGTGGTTAATATGGCATCTGGTCTAGTGAGGAGTGGTATGCAGAAGGGAGATGTGTTAGCACTAGTTTCCCTCAACagtgtggaattctgtacaacATTCTTCTCTACACTTGCTGTGGGAGGGATTGTGAGTACTTGTAATCCAAGCTATACCTCAGAAGAGTTAGCTTATCAGTTTAAGAACTCAAACTCAAAGTACGTAGCCACCATACCATCCTTGTTACCAACAATACAAGAAGCAGCCAGTAAGGCAGGTTGTGTAGAGAAGATGATAGTACTGGGTGATGATGGAGGTGTGGGAGAAGAGAAGAATATGATATCCTACCAGAGTTTAGTGAATGACAGTGGATCAAGATTTCCAAGTGACATAAAACTGGACTACAAAAATGATATAGCAGTACTTCCATACTCCAGTGGCACCACCGGCTTACCCAAGGGAGTGATGTTAACCCATTACAATGTCATGGCTAATCTCAACCAATTTAGTCATCCACAATTTATCGATCTTAGTGATCCAGATTGTCGATTTCTTGGCATAGTACCATTTTTCCATATCTATGGAATTTCAGTATTACTTGCATCTGGGCTGTGCCAGGGCAGTACCAATGTAATTTTGCCCAAATTTGAGCCGCAATCATTCCTAGAAGCTCTTCAGAGCTATAAAATAAATGAAACATTTTTAGTACCCCCACTCGTTGTGTTTTTGGCTAAACACCCAATGgttgatgattatgatgtgtcTTCTGTACAGAGCATATTTAGTGGTGCTGCTCCACTAAGATGTGAAACAGCTACAGCTGTGAAACAACGACTTGGTATAAAGGTTGTGCGACAAGGTTATGGTATGACCGAGCTCAGTCCTATAGTACTGTGTTGCCCTCATGATGTAAACAACCCAAGTTCGTCTGGTGTTCCAGTGCTTAACACTTTTGTTAAGGTTATCAATCCTGAAACTGGGGAATCCTTGGGCCCTAATTGTGATGGAGAAGTGATGTTCAAAGGTCCACAG GTAATGAAGGGTTACCTGAACAATGACAAGGCTACTGCTGACACCATCACTGCTGATGGGTGGCTACGCTCAGGAGATATTG GTTACTACAATGAGGATGGATTTTTCTACGTAACTGACAGACTGAAGGAGTTGATCAAAGTGAAAGGTTTTCAAGTAGCTCCAGCAGAACTGGAGGCTCTTCTCCTCCAACATCCACACATCTCTGATGTGGCAGTTATAG GTGTTGATGATGAGAGATCTGGTGAGCTTCCCCGAGCATTTGTGGTAAGGAGCAGTAATGAGCTGAGTGAACAAGAAGTGGAGGATTTTGTGAAGGGAAAAGTAGCAGAACACAAACAGTTAAAAGGAGGAGTAAATTTTATTAAAGAAATACCAAAATCACTAAGTGGGAAAATATTGCGAAGGCTACTAAAGTGA